One window from the genome of bacterium encodes:
- a CDS encoding metallopeptidase family protein: MTMSEREFEHIAAEEWKRMPERFSDKVANVALLIENEVDAETRQLEGLGEGETLLGLYRGIPLVERGSEYGVGVTLPDTITLYRLPLLEEAHEMGGDFPEAVRRAIRETLWHEVGHYFGLSEQGVNEREADGTNRFAH; this comes from the coding sequence ATGACTATGAGCGAGCGGGAATTCGAACATATCGCGGCGGAGGAGTGGAAGCGCATGCCGGAGCGCTTTTCCGATAAGGTAGCGAATGTCGCGCTGCTCATCGAGAACGAAGTCGATGCCGAAACGCGCCAGCTCGAAGGCCTGGGGGAAGGCGAAACGCTTCTCGGGCTCTACCGGGGCATCCCGCTCGTCGAACGCGGGAGCGAATACGGGGTCGGCGTGACGCTTCCCGATACCATCACGCTCTACCGCCTGCCGCTTCTTGAAGAAGCGCACGAAATGGGCGGGGACTTCCCGGAGGCGGTACGGCGCGCGATACGGGAAACGCTGTGGCATGAAGTAGGCCATTATTTCGGCCTTTCCGAACAGGGCGTGAACGAGCGGGAAGCCGACGGGACGAACCGGTTCGCTCATTGA